The following is a genomic window from Actinomadura sp. WMMB 499.
AAGGTTCCACCTTTGCACCGCCGTGTCCTTGGCCCACAGGATTCGAACACCCTCACCGGTGATGACGTGTGCGCTACCAGCACGTCAGGTTCACGGCGGTCCGGAACCCTCACCCGGCCGGGCTGCCGGTTATGGACCGGGCGGCGGGCCGATGACGTTGCCCGGATCGTCGAGCCACACCGCGTGCGTGTCGGGGGTGACGGTGAGGCCGAAGCGGGTGATGTCGGGCCGTCCCCAGGCCAGCCACCGGACGTAGGCGGCTTCGACTTCGTCCCACAGCGACCGGGTACCCGCCTGCTCGACCCCGAAGTCGGATCGGTCGGGCTCGTAGTCGACCGAGGCCCACGGGCCGCGATGATCGTCGCGGTCCAGAACCCATAGGGTCGTGGTCCCGTCCTCGGCTTCGTAGTAGCGGGAGAGCACACCCGGCACCAGGGCGGCGACGGTCACGTCCACACTCACCGGCTCGTGCCGTAGGGCACGTGGGTCGATGCGGGTGCGGCTGGTTCGTACGTCCCGCCGGGCGGCGTCGACCCATTCGTGTGCCTGCCCGCCGGCCGGACGCCGCGAGCGGAGCATCATGTAGTCGGCCGATCCCACGAACCGTCCGGTCGCGGTGCCGTCCGGGAGGACGTCCAGCCGCAGCAGCGCACCGCACCCGAACCCAGGCGAGTACGGGACCACGATCACCCCGCCCGGACGGGTCTGCTCGATCCAGGCGTAAG
Proteins encoded in this region:
- a CDS encoding methyltransferase domain-containing protein, with translation MTDWREVMRRVPRARFTPPVVWADLGPGPWARVDRDTDPQEWERVVALDQPLITQFQDGAAEGGGLATSSLSMPTVVVEGLDQLAPYDHHRVLEIGTGSGWTAALLADRVGGTNVTTVEVDPALGMRAAERLKASGCEARVVVGDGAGGWPPGAPFDRVHVTCAVPQVPYAWIEQTRPGGVIVVPYSPGFGCGALLRLDVLPDGTATGRFVGSADYMMLRSRRPAGGQAHEWVDAARRDVRTSRTRIDPRALRHEPVSVDVTVAALVPGVLSRYYEAEDGTTTLWVLDRDDHRGPWASVDYEPDRSDFGVEQAGTRSLWDEVEAAYVRWLAWGRPDITRFGLTVTPDTHAVWLDDPGNVIGPPPGP